The Besnoitia besnoiti strain Bb-Ger1 chromosome IV, whole genome shotgun sequence genome contains a region encoding:
- a CDS encoding small nuclear ribonucleoprotein (encoded by transcript BESB_053830): MDEKIVALNPNRDHPPEGPLSVLAASVKDNSQVLINCRNNRKVLGRVKAFDRHCNLVLTDVREMWTETSKGGGKKKVRTVNKDRFISKLFLRGDAVILILRNPK; encoded by the exons ATGGATGAAAAGATTGTCGCGCTGAACCCCAACAGAGACCACCCGCCT GAGGGTCCGCTTTCGGTGCTGGCCGCGTCGGTGAAAGATAACTCACAGGTCTTGATCAACTGCAGGAACAACCGCAAAGTTTTGGGCCGCGTGAAGGCGTTTGATCGCCACTGCAACTTGGTGTTGACAGATGTGAGAGAGATGTGGACTGAGACTTCCAAGGGCGGCGGCAAGAAGAAGGTCCGCACTGTGAACAAAGATCGCTTCATCTCGAAGCTCTTCTTGCGCGGCGATGCGGTCATCCTCATCCTCAGAAACCCAAAATAA
- a CDS encoding hypothetical protein (encoded by transcript BESB_053820) — MDKHNLTNLDVECLNALKVLLKPRYLYLIEPWLMNAKQEQKKALIMAADYVEGKTWATLLPAVQKDRYGLRRPTATRFRSLDQAQYAAEWPNTLKREGTNNRARHTSEIAECHSLNRHPVKQEAYAFLLHPVAAAKIEDWQVTEGTEENKATLAAALRSLKFLQEKLPGYDDKSIPSGVQPNDRLYLESYCRRIRAEPACGELGVFSQGEKRKQPQQAVAHTTPHAHYLESHLYLPFTTGDYTTTNQRMMEPPPPGLGVIYSSEDDGTEAIKKNLISPIILSEKLALQ, encoded by the exons ATGGATAAACACAACCTCACAAATCTGGACGTGGAGTGCCTGAACGCTCTGAAGGTTCTTTTGAAGCCGCGGTACCTCT ACCTAATTGAACCATGGCTCATGAACGCAAAACAGGAGCAGAAAAAGGCACTGATCATGGCAGCCGACTACGTTGAAGGCAAGACCTGGGCGACGCTCTTGCCTGCAGTCCAGAAGGAC cgctACGGGCTCAGAAGGCCTACTGCAACTCGCTTTCGCAGTTTGGACCAAGCACAGTACGCAGCGGAATGGCCTAACACGCTGAAGCGCGAGGGAACGAACAACCGAGCCCGCCACACATCCGAAATTGCGGAATGCCATAGTTTGAACCGCCACCCAGTCAAGCAA GAGGCGTACGCCTTTCTCCTTCACCCTGTAGCAGCGGCAAA GATTGAAGATTGGCAAGTGACTGAGGGAACAGAAGAGAACAAAGCGACGCTGGCAGCGGCTCTCAGAAG CCTGAAGTTCCTCCAGGAGAAGCTTCCAGGTTACGACGACAAATCTATCCCTTCCGGAGTCCAACCTAACGACCGCCTGTATCTGGAGTCTTATTGCAG gcgcatTCGAGCGGAAcctgcctgcggcgagctGGGAGTATTTTCTcaaggcgagaagcgcaAACAACCGCAGCAGGCTGTCGCTCATACcacgccgcatgcgcactACCTGGAAAGCCATCTGTACCTGCCTTT TACAACGGGCGACTACACGACCACGAACCAGCGGATGAtggagcctccgccgccaggctTGGGTGTGATCTACTCTTCGGAAGACGACGGGACAGAAGCAATCAAGAAGAACCTCATCAGTCCAATCATACTCTCAGAGAAACTCGCCCTACAGTGA
- a CDS encoding hypothetical protein (encoded by transcript BESB_053810), producing the protein MQAGTGVRARLPAPALGPAGPPPYPRSGSVSLSSSSVVSSSRSSFLPSAQSALSHLFATSAAPSGPAASLSSFRGGEGWPPSGAAPHVMIQCQGRRILQTSGAAVPQSHVSAGSSEPGLSGQLALLRPLTLTASPFTPQFTVSPPTPPRSAATSHTVLPAASSSRGSPRRARPSASGPETVSSSLSSTLPVPASFPLSMSAFLSGSPRLPDSGRSAPPCAPAAAPVPAPVSSNGVAGAASEAGGARRSGDEPGGEVPSELGISELAASPGESSTFAEENLHPLRRAWVGWRCLCYADPPPGTTPLERFRVNEGISHIVGFGAETCVLSDSAEDTEGSEDDETRREFRPEDEQASNAAWDAGAQLRKRRRAGEAEREKKRRQKTSAMWAVRSGGERLARDLLLTRQTGGPFEKEILEFLGRQHVHRNHAFDQVLAELEAERLRYEESACLSSPAGLGTSGRSRARPSAGPDASNIAEVDQEAVAAALSSMPSMRQFAETVRLEALERDLESRLSACEARKAKLKTLCAKARKERECVHQEHEELTAKERRKLDREQSATQDSPFRPSS; encoded by the exons ATGCAGGCCGGAACTGGGGTTCGCGCGAGACTCCCGGCCCCTGCCCTGGGGCCCGCGGGGCCTCCGCCTTACCCTCGCTCTGGATCTGTTTCcctgtcgtcttcgtctgtcgtctcgtcttcgcgctcgtcgtTCCTTCCTTCTGCGCAGTCCGCCTTGTCTCACCTTTTTGCGACGTCTGCGGCTCCTTCCGGTCCGGCTGCatctctctcgtctttccGCGGGGGCGAAGGCTGGCCTccgagcggcgcagccccgcaTGTGATGATTCAGTGTCAAGGCCGGCGGATTCTGCAGACCTCGGGGGCCGCTGTGCCTCAGAGTCACGTCTCCGCTGGAAGCTCGGAACCGGGTCTTTCTGGGCagctcgcccttcttcgtccGCTGACGCTGACTGCGTCCCCGTTTACACCTCAGTTCACAGTCTCTCCTccgacgccgcctcgctccgctgcAACCTCGCACACCGTCCtgcccgctgcctcttcgtccagagggtctcctcggcgagcgaggccgagTGCTTCCGGACCCGAAACAGTATCTTCGTCTCTGTCCTCTACGCTCCCTGTCCCTGCGTCGTTTCCTCTTTCCATGTCTGCCTTTTTATCGGGGTCGCCCCGGCTGCCCGACTCGGGGCGGTCGGCCCCTCCCtgcgcccccgccgcagcgccggtgCCGGCCCCGGTCTCGTCCAACGgggtcgcaggcgcggcgtctgaggcggggggggcgcgCCGGTCGGGCGACGAGCCGGGGGGGGAGGTGCCGAGCGAGCTCGGCATCTCGGAGCTCGCTGCAAGTCCGGGAGAAAGCTCAACGTTCGCTGAGGAGAATCTCCaccctctgcggcgagccTGGGTGGGGTGGCGCTGCCTGTGCTACGCGGACCCGCCGCCGGGGACGACGCCGCTGGAGCGGTTTCGCGTGAACGAGGGCATTTCTCACATCGTCGGCTTCGGCGCAGAGACCTGCGTGCTCTCAGACAGCGCAGAGGACACAgagggcagcgaagacgacgagacgcggagggagtTCCGCCCCGAAGATGAGCAGGCCAGCAACGCCGCGTGGGACGCGGGCGCCCAGCtgaggaagaggcggcgcgcgggagaggcagaaagagagaagaaaagaaggcaaAAGACGAGTGCCATGTGGGCAGTGCGCTCCGGTGGCGAGAGACTCGCCCGGGATCTGCTGCTCACTCGTCAAACTGGAGGCCCCTTCGAGAAAGAAATCCTCGAGTTCCTTGGGAGGCAGCACGTTCACCGGAAT CACGCATTCGATCAAGTCCTTGCGGAGCTCGAAGCAGAGCGCCTGAGGTACGAGGAGAGTGCATGCCTGTCGAGCCCAGCGGGGCTGGGGACTTCcggcagaagccgcgcgaggccatCGGCAGGCCCCGACGCCTCCAATATTGCCGAAGTCGATCAGGAGGcagtcgccgctgcgctcagCAG CATGCCGTCGATGCGGCAGTTTGCGGAGACTGTGCGGCTTGAGGCGCTCGAGCGCGACCTAGAGAGCCGCCTGAGCGCCTGCGAAGCGAGGAAAGCGAAGCTGAAAACTCTCTGCGCGAAG GCgcggaaagagagagagtgtGTTCACCAAGAGCATGAAGAGTTGACGGcaaaagagagaaggaaactcGACCGGGAGCAGAGCGCGACCCAGGACTCGCCGTTCCGACCGTCCTCGTGA